One window from the genome of Anopheles coluzzii chromosome X, AcolN3, whole genome shotgun sequence encodes:
- the LOC120957106 gene encoding uncharacterized protein LOC120957106 — protein sequence MEHPNQEPTKQMQGEFIEWKPSEPGEWQFLFFEDQELKLSLDSEEEGQEAMPYSMKQPPYLLNDVLRCACCHQCQFQCYENDLLLTCQSHPRLICWMCEKAPATPPNTLQTTAVADFTDSDSLTDTSELIETDDNGEDSRLIEG from the exons ATGGAGCACCCGAATCAAG AGCCTACGAAGCAAATGCAAGGCGAGTTCATCGAATGGAAGCCCTCCGAGCCGGGCGAGTGGCAGTTTTTATTCTTCGAGGACCAGGAGCTCAAACTTTCTCTGGACTCAGAAGAGGAGGGACAGGAAGCGATGCCATACAGCATGAAACAACCGCCCTATCTGTTGAACGATGTTTTGCGATGCGCTTGCTGCCACCAGTGCCAATTCCAGTGCTACGAGAACGATCTGCTGCTGACCTGCCAGTCGCATCCACGGTTGATTTGCTGGATGTGTGAAAAAGCGCCGGCCACACCGCCCAACACACTTCAAACGACGGCCGTGGCCGACTTTACGGATTCAGATAGCCTAACAGACACGAGCGAGCTTATCGAAACGGACGACAACGGAGAAGATTCACGGTTGATAGaagggtag